The following coding sequences lie in one Mycobacterium sp. DL440 genomic window:
- a CDS encoding YbjN domain-containing protein, which yields MVYHRHEGAHGGLPGIVVELPGERRLVTNTILSIGEHSVRVEAFVCRKPDENFEGVYRFLLKRNRRLYGVAYTLDNVGDIYLVGRMALEAVTAEEIDRVLGQVLEAVDSDFNTLLELGFRSSIQKEWEWRVSRGESLKNLKAFEHLIDERLIDD from the coding sequence CTGGTCTACCACCGGCACGAGGGCGCCCACGGCGGCTTGCCCGGCATCGTCGTCGAACTGCCCGGCGAGCGGCGCCTGGTGACCAACACCATCCTGAGCATCGGCGAGCACTCGGTGCGGGTAGAGGCATTCGTCTGCCGCAAGCCCGACGAGAACTTCGAAGGCGTCTACCGGTTCCTGCTCAAACGCAACCGGAGGCTCTACGGCGTCGCCTACACCCTCGACAACGTCGGCGACATCTACCTCGTCGGCCGGATGGCGCTGGAAGCGGTCACCGCCGAGGAGATCGACCGGGTGCTCGGACAGGTGCTCGAAGCCGTCGACTCCGACTTCAACACCTTGCTGGAACTGGGTTTCCGCTCGTCCATCCAGAAAGAGTGGGAGTGGCGCGTCTCCCGCGGTGAGTCGCTCAAGAACCTGAAGGCCTTCGAACATCTGATAGATGAGCGTCTGATCGACGACTGA
- a CDS encoding UDP-N-acetylmuramate dehydrogenase: MVSSYVAGVAIAESVALAPLTTLRVGPVARRVLTCASTDQLIDVLRAVSDPILVLAGGSNVVLADDLSDTMPDLTVVRVANTAITVEGGLVRAEAGAVFDDVVVTSLQHGLGGLECLSGIPGSAGATPVQNVGAYGAEVADTISRVRLLDRRTGEVRWAAPEELKFGYRTSVLKHSDAVIVLEVEFALNADGAPDRRSAPLRYRELATALGVEPGERADPMRVRQTVLQLRAGKGMVLDVHDHDTWSVGSFFTNPVVSQAEFERVQAMFRAGRAAPEAEAGQVPHYPAPDGVKLAAGWLVEHAGFGKGYPGDGAPARLSTKHALALTNRGEANTSDVIALARVVQAGVLDRFGILLHPEPILIGCDLSVP, translated from the coding sequence GTGGTCAGTTCGTACGTTGCGGGTGTCGCGATCGCCGAGTCGGTTGCGCTGGCCCCGCTGACCACCCTGCGGGTCGGTCCGGTGGCGCGCAGGGTGCTCACTTGCGCCAGCACCGATCAGCTCATCGATGTTCTGCGCGCGGTGTCCGATCCGATCCTGGTGCTCGCCGGCGGATCCAACGTGGTGCTGGCCGACGACCTGTCCGACACCATGCCGGACCTCACCGTGGTGCGCGTGGCCAACACCGCGATCACGGTTGAGGGTGGTCTGGTGCGCGCCGAGGCGGGCGCCGTGTTCGACGACGTCGTCGTCACCTCGCTGCAGCACGGGCTGGGCGGGCTCGAATGCCTGTCCGGAATACCGGGATCGGCCGGGGCCACCCCGGTGCAGAACGTGGGTGCGTACGGAGCCGAAGTCGCCGACACCATCAGCCGGGTGCGGCTGCTCGACCGGCGCACGGGTGAAGTCCGTTGGGCCGCACCGGAAGAGCTCAAGTTCGGCTACCGGACCAGCGTCCTCAAACACTCCGATGCCGTCATCGTGCTCGAAGTCGAGTTCGCCCTGAATGCGGATGGGGCCCCGGACAGGCGAAGCGCACCGCTGCGTTACCGGGAACTGGCCACCGCGCTGGGTGTCGAACCGGGGGAGCGTGCCGACCCGATGCGTGTTCGCCAGACCGTGCTGCAGTTGCGCGCCGGCAAAGGGATGGTGCTCGACGTGCACGACCACGACACCTGGAGTGTCGGGTCGTTCTTCACCAACCCCGTGGTGTCGCAGGCTGAGTTCGAGCGGGTCCAGGCGATGTTCCGGGCGGGCCGGGCTGCTCCGGAAGCGGAGGCCGGACAGGTGCCTCATTACCCCGCGCCGGACGGGGTCAAGCTCGCGGCGGGCTGGCTCGTCGAGCACGCCGGGTTCGGCAAGGGGTACCCCGGTGACGGTGCTCCCGCGCGGCTTTCCACCAAGCATGCGCTGGCTCTGACCAATCGTGGCGAGGCGAACACTTCCGATGTGATTGCCCTGGCCAGAGTGGTGCAGGCGGGTGTTTTGGACCGCTTCGGGATCCTGTTGCACCCAGAACCGATTCTGATTGGGTGCGATCTATCAGTACCCTAG
- a CDS encoding cell wall metabolism sensor histidine kinase WalK, with amino-acid sequence MSLVSALLLTAVVSLLALIVGAGVAAVVAPRIVAKRQRREADQAGLTVSQMLQHIVSAAPNGIVVVDTFNDVVYANDRATELGVVRDRLLDDRAWRAAEQVFATGQPIDVDLSPRKLPHPGRSGISVRGWVRPLSAEDGSFAVVYADDQSEHARMEATRRDFVANVSHELKTPVGAMRVLAEALQASADDPDMVRRFSDKMVAESLRLADMVGELIELSRLQGAERLPDLGVVDVDTVVAEALSRHKVAADKADISITTDAPTGFRVLGDQTLLVTAIANLVSNAIAYSPNGSGISVSRRRRGGSVEIAVTDRGIGIAKADQERVFERFFRVDKARSRATGGTGLGLAIVKHVAANHNGTIRLWSQPGTGSTFTLSIPAYPETDESTGDSDDRED; translated from the coding sequence GTGAGCTTGGTGTCGGCGTTACTGCTGACGGCGGTCGTGTCGTTGCTCGCGCTGATCGTCGGTGCGGGGGTGGCCGCCGTGGTCGCCCCCCGCATCGTGGCCAAGCGGCAGCGGCGGGAGGCTGATCAGGCCGGCCTGACGGTGTCGCAGATGCTGCAGCACATCGTGTCCGCAGCGCCCAACGGCATCGTCGTGGTCGACACGTTCAACGACGTCGTCTACGCCAACGACCGCGCCACCGAGCTCGGTGTCGTGCGTGATCGTCTGCTCGACGACCGGGCCTGGCGCGCAGCCGAGCAGGTGTTCGCCACCGGCCAGCCCATCGACGTCGATCTGTCGCCGCGCAAGCTCCCTCACCCCGGTCGGTCGGGGATCTCGGTGCGCGGTTGGGTGCGGCCGCTGTCCGCTGAAGACGGCAGTTTCGCAGTCGTCTACGCCGACGACCAATCCGAGCACGCCCGGATGGAAGCCACGCGGCGTGACTTTGTCGCCAACGTCAGCCACGAGCTCAAGACCCCGGTGGGTGCCATGCGGGTGCTCGCCGAGGCGCTGCAGGCCTCCGCCGATGATCCGGACATGGTGCGTCGCTTCTCCGACAAGATGGTGGCCGAATCGCTGCGGCTGGCCGACATGGTCGGCGAGCTGATCGAACTGTCCCGGCTGCAGGGCGCCGAGCGGTTGCCCGATCTGGGGGTCGTCGACGTCGACACCGTGGTGGCCGAGGCGCTGTCGCGGCACAAGGTGGCCGCCGACAAGGCCGACATCTCGATCACCACCGATGCCCCGACCGGCTTCCGGGTGCTGGGCGACCAGACCCTGCTCGTGACTGCCATCGCCAATCTGGTGTCCAATGCAATTGCGTACTCGCCCAACGGATCCGGCATATCTGTCAGCCGGCGCCGGCGGGGCGGCAGTGTCGAGATCGCGGTCACCGACCGCGGTATCGGAATCGCCAAGGCCGATCAGGAACGGGTCTTCGAGAGGTTCTTCCGGGTCGACAAGGCCCGTTCGCGCGCCACCGGCGGCACCGGGCTGGGCCTGGCGATCGTCAAACATGTGGCCGCCAACCACAACGGAACCATCCGGCTGTGGAGTCAGCCGGGCACCGGGTCGACATTCACTCTGTCGATTCCGGCCTATCCCGAAACCGATGAGTCCACAGGTGACTCAGACGACCGAGAGGATTAG
- a CDS encoding Ppx/GppA phosphatase family protein gives MRLGVLDVGSNTVHLLVVDARRGGHPTPMSSTKAALRLAEAIDSSGKLTRKGADSLVATVDEFAKIATSSGCAELMAFATSAVRDATNSEEVLARVRAETGVSLGVLSGVDESRLTFLAVRRWYGWSAGRIINIDIGGGSLELSTGVDEEPEVALSLPLGAGRLTREWLAEDPPGRRRVAMLRDWLATELADAGTTMRRAGNPDLAVATSKTFRSLARLTGAAPSGAGPRVKRTLTAAGLRQLIAFISRMTAADRAELEGVSAERAPQIVAGALVAEASMRALEIDSVDICPWALREGLILRKLDSEADGTALVETYARDAGR, from the coding sequence GTGCGGCTAGGCGTGCTCGATGTCGGTAGTAACACGGTTCATCTCCTCGTGGTGGATGCGCGCCGTGGCGGACATCCGACCCCGATGAGCTCCACCAAGGCGGCACTGCGGCTCGCCGAGGCCATCGACAGCTCCGGCAAACTGACCCGCAAGGGTGCCGACAGCCTGGTGGCCACGGTGGACGAGTTCGCCAAGATCGCCACCAGCTCGGGCTGTGCCGAATTGATGGCGTTTGCCACCTCGGCGGTGCGCGATGCCACCAACTCCGAGGAGGTCCTGGCCCGGGTGCGGGCCGAGACTGGGGTTTCCCTCGGCGTGCTCAGCGGCGTCGACGAATCCCGCCTGACGTTCCTGGCGGTGCGCCGCTGGTACGGCTGGAGCGCGGGCCGCATCATCAACATCGACATCGGCGGTGGCTCGCTGGAACTGTCCACCGGGGTCGACGAGGAGCCCGAGGTGGCGCTCTCGCTGCCCCTGGGGGCGGGCCGGCTGACCAGGGAGTGGTTGGCCGAAGACCCGCCTGGGCGGCGCCGAGTCGCGATGCTGCGGGACTGGCTGGCCACCGAGCTCGCCGACGCCGGTACCACCATGCGCCGGGCCGGTAACCCGGACCTCGCGGTGGCGACGTCGAAGACCTTCCGGTCGCTGGCCCGACTCACCGGGGCGGCCCCCTCGGGTGCAGGCCCACGGGTCAAGCGGACCCTCACCGCTGCTGGATTAAGACAGCTCATAGCTTTCATCTCTAGGATGACAGCGGCTGACCGTGCCGAACTGGAAGGGGTGAGTGCCGAGAGGGCACCACAGATCGTGGCCGGTGCTTTGGTAGCTGAGGCTAGTATGCGAGCACTGGAGATCGATTCCGTCGACATTTGCCCCTGGGCGTTGCGAGAGGGGTTGATTCTGCGGAAACTCGACAGCGAGGCCGACGGCACAGCCTTGGTAGAGACGTACGCGCGGGACGCCGGACGTTAA
- a CDS encoding DUF2505 domain-containing protein: MPRSFDMATDYEGSVEQVHRAFADERYWLARLADSGADETRLDALNVTDDGDIEAVTTQILRASQLPGLVSQFHRGDLFIRREEHWQPIRDGASHGTVQGSVAGAPVSLSGTATLSTTGGGSRLSVHLTVEVRVPLVGGKIESFIGGQLVDLLTAEQRFTSVWITDHS, encoded by the coding sequence ATGCCGCGATCATTCGACATGGCCACCGACTACGAAGGCAGCGTCGAACAGGTCCACCGGGCATTCGCTGACGAACGGTATTGGCTGGCCCGGCTGGCCGATTCCGGGGCCGACGAAACCAGGCTCGACGCCCTGAACGTGACCGACGACGGCGATATCGAGGCGGTCACCACGCAGATCCTGCGCGCAAGCCAGCTGCCCGGGCTGGTGTCGCAGTTTCACCGCGGCGATCTGTTCATCCGGCGCGAGGAGCATTGGCAGCCGATCCGTGACGGTGCATCCCACGGCACGGTGCAGGGCTCTGTCGCCGGGGCGCCGGTGTCCCTGTCGGGAACCGCGACGCTTTCCACCACCGGCGGTGGGTCCCGGCTGTCCGTGCACCTCACGGTCGAAGTCAGGGTGCCGCTGGTCGGCGGCAAGATCGAGAGTTTCATCGGCGGGCAGCTGGTCGACCTGTTGACCGCCGAGCAACGGTTCACGTCGGTGTGGATCACCGATCACAGCTGA
- a CDS encoding SDR family NAD(P)-dependent oxidoreductase: protein MTTPQSGQRVAVVTGASAGIGAATARSLATLGFHVICTARRADRVQALAEEIGGTAIVADVTDQDAVDALAAQLDRVDVLVNNAGGARGLESVLDADLEHWQWMWETNVLGTLRVSRALLPKLIASGDGLIVTVTSIAAFETYDGGSGYSAAKHAQGALHRTLRGELLGNPVRLTEIAPGAVETEFSLVRFDGDQERADNVYRGITPLVAEDVAEVIGFVASRPSHVNLDQIVIRPRDQAPHGRFNRR from the coding sequence ATGACGACACCACAGTCAGGCCAACGAGTGGCAGTGGTTACCGGCGCCAGCGCCGGAATCGGTGCCGCGACAGCCAGATCCCTTGCCACCCTGGGCTTTCATGTGATCTGTACGGCCCGCCGGGCTGATCGAGTCCAGGCGCTGGCCGAGGAGATCGGTGGCACGGCGATTGTGGCGGATGTCACCGACCAGGACGCGGTCGACGCCTTGGCGGCCCAGCTGGACCGGGTGGATGTGCTGGTGAACAACGCCGGCGGGGCCAGGGGGCTGGAATCCGTCCTGGACGCTGACCTGGAGCATTGGCAGTGGATGTGGGAAACCAACGTGCTGGGCACCCTGCGGGTGTCCCGGGCGCTGCTGCCCAAACTCATCGCCTCCGGCGACGGCCTGATCGTCACCGTCACCTCGATCGCGGCGTTCGAGACCTATGACGGCGGCTCGGGGTATAGCGCGGCCAAACACGCCCAGGGCGCCCTGCACCGCACGCTGCGCGGCGAACTTCTCGGAAACCCGGTGCGGCTCACCGAGATTGCCCCGGGCGCGGTGGAGACGGAGTTCTCGCTGGTGCGCTTCGACGGCGATCAGGAACGCGCCGACAACGTGTACCGGGGTATCACCCCACTGGTCGCCGAGGATGTCGCCGAGGTGATCGGGTTCGTCGCGTCACGGCCGTCACACGTCAACCTCGATCAGATCGTGATCCGTCCGCGTGACCAGGCCCCGCACGGAAGGTTCAACCGCAGGTGA
- a CDS encoding ROK family protein, with amino-acid sequence MTTAIAAPLRKRTSSSSASTSTSARPARPLSAASRYPQSRLLHIVAPSLKVPDAAAASVFSAVRTRGPIARDAVAQLTQLSIATVNRQVTALLDAGILRERADLAVSGAIGRPRVPVEVNHEPYLTLGIHIGARTTSIVATDLFGRTLDVVETPTPSGPQAAALATLASSARRYLSRWHRRRPLWVGVAAGGVVDSATGYLDHPRLGWADAPVGPVLAEALALPVSVASHVDAMAGAELLLGGRRSAPETAGTPARTSLYVYARETVGYALSIDGRVHSPASGPGTIAGLPAQSELLGGSGQLESTVSDEAVLNAARKLRIVPADGPSSTLSTVLRAARQGNGKAVELLADRARVLGEAVALLRDLLNPDDLVLGGQAFTEYPEGLPVVEDAVTRRSVLGPRDIRLTAFGNRVQEASAGIVSLGGLYADPIGAMRRAQTRRSAAV; translated from the coding sequence GTGACCACCGCCATTGCCGCCCCCCTTCGGAAGCGCACCAGTAGCTCCTCAGCTTCGACCAGCACTTCCGCGCGGCCTGCCCGGCCGCTGTCCGCCGCGTCGCGCTATCCACAGTCGCGGCTCCTGCACATCGTCGCCCCGTCGCTGAAGGTGCCCGACGCCGCCGCGGCATCGGTCTTCAGCGCCGTCCGCACCCGCGGCCCCATCGCCCGGGACGCCGTCGCACAGCTCACGCAGTTGAGCATCGCGACCGTCAACCGTCAGGTCACCGCACTACTCGACGCCGGAATCCTGCGTGAGCGTGCCGATCTCGCGGTCTCCGGGGCTATCGGACGGCCCCGCGTGCCCGTCGAGGTCAACCACGAGCCCTACCTCACGCTCGGCATCCACATCGGTGCGCGCACCACCAGCATCGTGGCCACCGACCTGTTCGGTCGCACGCTCGACGTGGTCGAGACACCCACCCCGTCGGGACCCCAGGCTGCGGCGTTGGCCACCTTGGCCTCCAGCGCCCGCCGGTACCTGAGCCGTTGGCACCGTCGCCGCCCGCTGTGGGTCGGTGTGGCCGCCGGTGGCGTCGTCGACAGTGCCACCGGGTATCTCGATCACCCGCGGCTGGGCTGGGCCGATGCCCCGGTGGGCCCGGTGCTCGCCGAAGCGCTGGCGCTGCCGGTGTCGGTCGCCTCGCACGTGGATGCGATGGCCGGTGCCGAACTGCTGCTGGGGGGACGCCGTTCCGCCCCGGAGACTGCCGGCACTCCGGCACGGACCAGCCTCTACGTCTACGCCCGCGAGACCGTCGGCTACGCGCTGTCGATCGACGGGCGCGTGCACTCCCCGGCCAGCGGGCCCGGCACCATCGCCGGCCTGCCTGCGCAATCCGAATTGCTCGGTGGCTCAGGGCAATTGGAATCCACAGTGAGTGACGAAGCGGTGCTCAACGCAGCCCGCAAGCTGCGGATCGTCCCGGCCGACGGCCCGTCCTCGACGCTGTCGACGGTGCTGCGCGCAGCGCGTCAGGGGAACGGCAAGGCGGTCGAGTTGCTGGCGGACCGCGCCCGGGTGCTCGGCGAGGCCGTGGCGTTGCTGCGGGATCTGCTCAACCCCGACGATCTGGTGCTCGGTGGTCAGGCCTTCACCGAATACCCCGAAGGCCTGCCCGTCGTGGAGGACGCCGTCACGCGCCGTTCGGTGCTGGGGCCCCGCGATATCCGGCTGACGGCCTTCGGCAACCGGGTTCAGGAGGCCAGTGCCGGCATCGTTTCGCTGGGCGGCCTGTATGCGGATCCGATCGGTGCCATGCGGCGCGCTCAAACCCGTCGATCGGCGGCGGTGTAG
- the regX gene encoding two-component sensory transduction protein RegX, with translation MTSVLIVEDEESLADPLAFLLRKEGFEATVVADGPSALAEFERSGADIVLLDLMLPGMSGTDVCKQLRARSSVPVIMVTARDSEIDKVVGLELGADDYVTKPYSARELIARIRAVLRRGTDTDDGAIGDGVLEAGPVRMDVERHVVSVSGEQITLPLKEFDLLEYLMRNSGRVLTRGQLIDRVWGADYVGDTKTLDVHVKRLRSKIESDPANPVHLVTVRGLGYKLEG, from the coding sequence ATGACCAGCGTGTTGATCGTTGAAGACGAGGAGTCGCTGGCCGATCCCCTGGCATTCCTGCTGCGCAAGGAAGGCTTCGAGGCCACCGTCGTGGCCGATGGTCCCTCTGCACTGGCCGAGTTCGAGCGCTCCGGCGCCGATATCGTCCTGCTGGACCTGATGCTGCCCGGGATGAGCGGTACCGATGTCTGTAAGCAACTGCGTGCCCGATCCAGCGTGCCGGTGATCATGGTCACCGCGCGTGACAGTGAGATCGACAAGGTTGTCGGTCTCGAGTTGGGTGCCGATGACTATGTCACCAAGCCGTATTCGGCCCGCGAGCTGATCGCGCGGATCCGGGCGGTGCTGCGCCGCGGCACCGACACCGACGACGGCGCGATCGGCGACGGCGTGCTGGAAGCCGGCCCGGTGCGGATGGATGTCGAACGGCATGTCGTCAGCGTCAGCGGGGAACAGATCACGTTGCCGCTCAAGGAGTTCGACCTCCTGGAGTACCTGATGCGCAACAGCGGCCGGGTGCTCACCCGCGGCCAGCTCATCGACCGGGTGTGGGGCGCCGACTACGTGGGTGACACCAAAACCCTTGACGTGCATGTCAAACGGCTGCGCTCCAAGATCGAGTCCGACCCGGCCAACCCCGTGCACCTGGTCACCGTGCGTGGCCTCGGTTACAAGCTGGAGGGCTGA
- a CDS encoding Ig-like domain-containing protein: MSPAGDIEADAPLFNRRRALTVLTVGMGAGLLAACSRGSSVSAPEAEGTPGPTVTYEPAADSEDVLPTAPVGVKVDNGVFQRVSLTNANGKVVAGKFNSDRTAFTATEPLGYESTYTWAGSVVGQDGKAESVQGKFSTVAPQKQVNGQFQLADGQVVGVAAPIILQFDAAIDDKYRATVEKVLRVTTTPPVEGSWAWLPDEAGGSRVHWRTREYYPAGTKVSVKAPLYGVSFGDGAYGATDSTLDFEIGRRQVVKAEASSHRIQVLDGSGAVIMDFACSYGEGDLDRNVTRSGVHVVTEKYEDFWMTNPAAGYSNVHERFAVRISNNGEFIHCNPNSIGSQGNTNVTNGCINLNLENSQQYFNSAIYGDPVEVTGTRIELSYADGDLWDWAVDWNEWKAMSALSSQDSPANLPATAPATPTDAPTLSGTPTTTTPPKPTPGG; encoded by the coding sequence GTGAGCCCTGCCGGTGATATAGAGGCCGATGCGCCGTTGTTCAATCGGCGGCGTGCCCTGACGGTGTTGACCGTCGGAATGGGAGCCGGACTGCTGGCTGCCTGCTCGAGAGGATCGTCCGTCTCCGCGCCTGAGGCTGAGGGGACCCCGGGGCCGACGGTGACCTACGAGCCTGCCGCCGACTCCGAGGATGTGCTGCCGACGGCGCCGGTCGGCGTGAAGGTCGACAACGGCGTGTTCCAGCGTGTCAGCCTGACCAATGCCAACGGCAAGGTCGTCGCCGGCAAATTCAACAGCGACCGCACCGCGTTCACTGCCACCGAACCCCTCGGCTACGAATCCACCTACACGTGGGCGGGTTCCGTGGTGGGGCAGGACGGCAAGGCCGAATCGGTGCAGGGCAAGTTCTCCACCGTCGCCCCGCAGAAACAGGTCAACGGTCAGTTCCAGCTCGCCGACGGCCAGGTTGTCGGCGTGGCCGCGCCGATCATCCTGCAATTCGACGCCGCGATCGACGACAAGTACCGGGCGACCGTCGAAAAAGTTCTTCGGGTCACCACTACGCCGCCCGTAGAGGGCAGCTGGGCGTGGCTGCCCGACGAGGCCGGCGGCTCGCGCGTGCACTGGCGCACCCGGGAGTACTACCCGGCGGGAACCAAGGTCAGCGTCAAGGCGCCGCTGTACGGCGTCAGCTTCGGAGACGGCGCCTATGGTGCGACCGACTCGACGCTCGACTTCGAGATCGGACGCCGCCAGGTGGTCAAAGCCGAGGCATCCAGCCACCGCATCCAGGTGCTCGACGGATCCGGCGCGGTGATCATGGACTTCGCCTGCAGCTACGGCGAGGGTGACCTGGACCGCAACGTCACGCGCAGCGGCGTCCACGTGGTCACCGAGAAGTACGAGGACTTCTGGATGACCAACCCCGCCGCCGGGTACAGCAATGTGCACGAACGTTTCGCGGTGCGGATCTCCAACAACGGCGAGTTCATCCACTGCAACCCGAACAGTATCGGTTCGCAGGGCAACACCAACGTGACCAACGGCTGCATCAACCTGAACCTGGAGAACTCTCAGCAGTACTTCAACAGCGCGATATACGGCGACCCGGTCGAGGTGACCGGTACCCGGATTGAACTGTCCTACGCCGACGGTGACCTCTGGGACTGGGCGGTGGACTGGAATGAGTGGAAGGCCATGTCCGCCCTGTCCTCGCAGGATTCGCCGGCGAATCTGCCTGCCACGGCCCCGGCGACGCCGACGGACGCTCCGACACTGTCCGGCACGCCCACGACCACGACCCCGCCGAAGCCCACGCCGGGCGGCTGA
- the mshA gene encoding D-inositol-3-phosphate glycosyltransferase, protein MRLATDLEIPRRVAVISVHTSPLAQPGTGDAGGMNVYVLQTALQLARRGVEVEVFTRATSSSDAPVVPVAPGVLVRNVVAGPFEGLDKYDLPTQLCAFTAGVLRAEATHEPGYYDVVHSHYWLSGQVGWLARDRWAVPLVHTAHTLAAVKNAALAAGDSPEPPLRAVGEQQVVDEADRLIVNTEHEAQQLVSLHQADPERIDVVHPGVDLDAFTPGDRDAARAVLGIAPHEQVVAFVGRIQPLKAPDVLLRAAAKLPGVRVLVAGGPSGSGLAEPDTLVRLADDLGITDRVTFLPPQSREQLVNVYRAADLVAVPSYSESFGLVAIEAQACGTPVVAAAVGGLPVAVADGVSGALVDGHDVDDWAAAIDDVLKRDPGPLRLAAAAHAAQFSWAHTVDALLNSYAHAMSDYRSRHRRPSVRRPGRRFALRRGVRT, encoded by the coding sequence GTGCGTCTAGCCACAGACCTCGAGATTCCCCGCCGCGTTGCGGTGATTTCCGTACACACGTCGCCGCTGGCGCAGCCGGGTACCGGTGACGCCGGCGGGATGAATGTCTACGTGCTGCAGACCGCGTTGCAGCTGGCCCGTCGCGGTGTCGAGGTGGAGGTTTTCACCAGGGCCACGTCGTCCTCGGACGCCCCGGTGGTGCCGGTGGCGCCCGGGGTGTTGGTGCGCAACGTGGTGGCCGGGCCGTTCGAGGGCCTGGACAAGTACGACCTGCCGACCCAGCTGTGCGCGTTCACCGCGGGGGTGTTGCGGGCCGAGGCGACGCACGAGCCCGGCTATTACGATGTCGTCCACTCGCACTACTGGCTGTCCGGTCAGGTCGGCTGGCTGGCCCGGGACCGCTGGGCGGTGCCGCTCGTTCACACCGCGCACACTCTGGCCGCGGTGAAGAACGCCGCACTGGCCGCAGGTGATTCGCCCGAGCCGCCGCTGCGCGCGGTGGGGGAGCAGCAGGTGGTCGACGAGGCTGATCGTCTCATCGTGAACACCGAACATGAAGCACAGCAACTGGTTTCGCTTCACCAAGCCGATCCGGAACGTATCGATGTGGTGCATCCCGGGGTGGATCTGGATGCCTTCACCCCGGGGGATCGCGACGCGGCGCGCGCAGTGCTCGGCATTGCGCCGCACGAGCAGGTGGTCGCGTTCGTGGGCCGGATCCAGCCGCTCAAGGCGCCCGACGTGCTGTTGCGTGCCGCCGCCAAACTGCCCGGGGTCCGGGTGCTGGTCGCCGGTGGGCCGTCGGGCAGTGGCTTGGCCGAGCCCGACACCCTGGTTCGCCTGGCCGACGATCTGGGTATCACCGACCGTGTGACGTTCCTGCCCCCGCAGTCCCGCGAACAGTTGGTCAACGTGTACCGCGCCGCCGATCTGGTCGCGGTGCCCAGCTACTCCGAATCGTTCGGCCTGGTCGCGATCGAGGCCCAGGCGTGCGGGACACCGGTGGTGGCGGCCGCGGTCGGTGGTCTGCCGGTCGCGGTGGCCGACGGTGTCAGCGGGGCACTGGTCGACGGGCACGACGTCGACGACTGGGCGGCTGCGATCGATGACGTACTGAAGCGCGATCCGGGTCCGTTGCGCCTGGCCGCCGCGGCCCACGCCGCGCAGTTCTCCTGGGCGCACACCGTCGATGCCCTGCTGAACAGTTACGCCCATGCGATGAGCGACTACCGGTCCCGGCACCGCAGGCCGTCTGTCCGCCGTCCGGGACGCCGGTTCGCGTTGCGACGCGGGGTGCGGACGTGA
- a CDS encoding phosphoglyceromutase, protein MPTLILLRHGESDWNQKNLFTGWVDVDLTEKGRTEAVRGGKLLVENDVLPDVVYTSLLRRAITTANLALDAADRHWIPVHRDWRLNERHYGALQGLDKAATKDKYGEEQFMAWRRSYDTPPPPIEKGSEFSQDADPRYADIGGGPLTECLKDVVTRFVPYYEATIVPDLKAGKTVLIAAHGNSLRALVKYLDGISDEEVVGLNIPTGIPLRYDLDENLKPLVAGGEYLDPEAAAAGAAAVAAQGAKK, encoded by the coding sequence ATGCCGACGCTGATCCTGCTCCGCCACGGTGAGAGCGACTGGAACCAGAAGAACCTGTTCACCGGATGGGTCGACGTCGACCTCACCGAGAAGGGCCGCACCGAGGCGGTCCGCGGCGGCAAACTGCTGGTCGAGAACGACGTGCTGCCCGACGTGGTCTACACGTCGCTGCTGCGCCGCGCGATCACCACCGCGAACCTCGCCCTGGATGCCGCCGACCGGCACTGGATCCCGGTGCATCGCGACTGGCGGCTCAACGAGCGGCACTACGGCGCGCTGCAGGGCCTGGACAAGGCCGCGACCAAGGACAAGTACGGCGAAGAGCAGTTCATGGCGTGGCGGCGTAGCTACGACACCCCGCCCCCGCCGATCGAGAAGGGCAGCGAGTTCAGCCAGGACGCCGACCCGCGCTACGCCGACATCGGCGGCGGCCCGCTGACCGAATGCCTCAAGGACGTCGTGACCCGGTTCGTGCCGTACTACGAGGCGACCATCGTGCCCGACCTCAAGGCCGGCAAGACCGTCCTGATCGCCGCCCACGGAAACTCGCTGCGTGCGCTGGTCAAGTACCTCGACGGGATATCCGACGAGGAGGTCGTCGGCCTGAACATCCCGACCGGCATCCCGCTGCGCTATGACCTCGACGAGAACCTCAAGCCCCTGGTCGCAGGCGGTGAATACCTCGACCCCGAGGCCGCCGCTGCCGGGGCCGCCGCGGTCGCCGCGCAGGGCGCCAAGAAATAG